The Dehalococcoidales bacterium genome contains the following window.
AAGGCCTCGCCGTCAAAGCCGGCATCGAGTCCATCTCCACGGAGGAAGACCATATCATCCTGCGCCGCTTCCAGGGACTGCCCTTCAACGCCCGGAAGTTCGTCGCCTCCTTAACCGAAGACGTTACCATCGGCCGCACCCAGATACGCATCGACTACAAGAAAATAGGCAAGGGCTGGCGCAACACCCTGGAAGGCATCATCAAGGGATTGACATAAGCGTCTCAAGCCGTCATCCCCGCCGGGCGCAGCCAAATCATCCTCCCACTTTGTAAAAGGGGGAGTTAGAGGGGGATTCCCCCCCCCCCATTCACCGCAATCAATGGATTGACCTGAACATCTCAAGCCGTCATCCCCGCTCATCCTGAGCTTGTCGAAGGAGCAAGCGGGAATCCATATTAGGCTTAAAACAAATCAGGGGTATTGACGTCTCCCTTTCGTAAAGTCGAAGATTCCGATGAAATCGTAAGAAAATAAGAGAGGGATTTTACCTCCCTTACCTCCAACTCTCAACTGTTTACTGTCAACTTCTCCTTTTTCCCCTTTAGTATTTACCACTTCCTTGCCACTTGTCACTTAACCCCCTCCCCCCAACTGATAACTGATAACTGTTAACTGTAAACTGCAAAATGTCAACTCCTTTTCCCCCTTATGCTATAATGTTCTTAACAGGGAGGTGCGGACATGGTAAGGAGTTACAGGGTAATACTTGAGCCTAATGAAGAGGGCGGGTATACGGTATCTGTTCCTATCCTGCCTGGCTGTATCAGCGAAGGAGATAACCGCGAAGAAGCTCTGGCTAATATCAAAGAAGCCATAGAGCTTTATATTGCCAGCCTCACCGATGACGGCGAGCCTGTTCCTTCGGAGGATTCGGTTGAAGAAGCCGTTGTCGAGGTTATTGCATGAGGCTGCCCCGGGTAAGCGGCAAAAAAACGGTTGAAACACTATTAAAAGCTGATTTTATCGTACATCGCGTTCATGGTAGTCATTATATTCTCAAACATCCGGAAACAGGTCGCCGTGTGACTATTCCTTACCATCGTGAAGTGCTCGCGCCAAAAACTCTACACTCAATCTTAAAGCAGGCCGATATAAGCCAGGAGACATTTGCCGGTCTTTTATAATCATTCTTAACCCCCTCTCTCCAACTGATAACTGTCAACTGTTAACTGTCAACTCCCTTTCCCCCTTATGCTATAATGTCCTTAACAGGGAGGTGCGGACATGTTGGTTAAGATGGAGACCTACTTTGACGGCGAGTTTTGGTGCGCCCGCGGTATCGGCGAGGATATCTTTACGCAAGGCAGTACTCTGGATGAGTTATATGCCAATATTAAAGAAGCTGTAGAGACCCATTTTGGGGAAACTGATGAGCCCATTACTATTCTTACGATATCCGAGGTGAAGTTGGAACATGCCAAAGCTGCCTCAAATTAGCGGCTCACAGCTGGTTAAAATTCTCCAGGCTTTGGGTTATAGCATGGTAAGACAGCGCGGCAGTCATATCCGTATGAGAAAAATAACAGCTTCAGGTGAACATGCCATTACTGTCCCAGAACATAAAGTCGTCGCCAAAGGTACCCTCAATGATATCGTCAACAAAGTGAGTCTCTGGAACAACATTACCAAAGAAGACATTATCCAGCGGCTTAAACACAGCTAAGTGGTTCTTCGCTTCCTCCGGTCTCTTCTCCCCTTTC
Protein-coding sequences here:
- a CDS encoding type II toxin-antitoxin system HicB family antitoxin, translating into MVRSYRVILEPNEEGGYTVSVPILPGCISEGDNREEALANIKEAIELYIASLTDDGEPVPSEDSVEEAVVEVIA
- a CDS encoding type II toxin-antitoxin system HicA family toxin, translating into MPKLPQISGSQLVKILQALGYSMVRQRGSHIRMRKITASGEHAITVPEHKVVAKGTLNDIVNKVSLWNNITKEDIIQRLKHS